The Sylvia atricapilla isolate bSylAtr1 chromosome 10, bSylAtr1.pri, whole genome shotgun sequence genome contains a region encoding:
- the TTC14 gene encoding tetratricopeptide repeat protein 14: protein MDRELLRQALSHHGPALLSLLRAEQHDNPDFRGLLPPPGAAPEPPRGAPPAAWKDRASIDTEIKRFIAKKADLLFAHSWKPNGPIEDTIEENEECYAVMPPLERFLEVPREERRELFFRDIERGDIVIGRITSIREFGFFMVLICLGSGVIREIADLEITALCPVRDVPPQSNHGDPLSYYQTGDLIRAALKDVDRYHEKLAVSLYSSALPPNLSSTKLGVITSDDFPLHYKRSLEVANTGETFEEVLHRSPGFANPSLVEYLAEKLGLSESNPPSLLRSLQIKNFSEEDYAPALRKQQSASWALKCVKAGVDYFKVGRHVEAMNEYNKALEIDPQNVEALVARGALYATKGSLNKAIGDFEIALENCPTHRNARKYLCQTLVERGGQLEEEEKLLNAESYYKKALSLDETFQEAEEALTKLRKHIQKSLEMREKQAAKEERQKAKKIETSAEKLRKLLKEEKRLKKKRKVSTSSSSSSSSSSSSSSSSSSSSDSSSDVSASSSSSSSDHKKRRKKRRHRSESARSSKKSSSRASSHYKDQDRKEEWYSPPADTSASFLNQSFEVEKLLERQDSVACSKMEVKEKDRHCSFSRTSGDDEDTFGGRSEDSRDSYSSSRSQPSHSKTEKYSKPERFFSSWRGPSGSYHKSDYKPRMHYYRRFERDGEWRREQFKRYGSGQDRYYMSPGSDYSGRSGGKYRSYSSSCSHEGDKGYDSDRQHKNESESKSRKRSYEETDKTKEPEEEVSLNGTEQAESGGKRNLPQNLVNIFNQIAEFEREKGSKQKKQ, encoded by the exons ATGGATCGGGAGCTGCTCCGGCAGGCGCTGAGCCACCACGGCCCCGCGCTGCTGTCGCTGCTCCGCGCCGAGCAGCACGACAACCCCGACTTCCGCGggctgctgccgccgcccggggccgccccggaGCCGCCTCGCGGGGCCCCGCCGGCCGCCTG gaAAGACAGGGCGAGCATCGACACCGAGATAAAGCGCTTCATCGCCAAGAAGGCGGATCTGCTGTTCGCGCACTCGTGGAAACCCAACGGGCCGATCGAGGACACCATCGAGGAGAatgagg AGTGTTACGCTGTCATGCCACCCCTGGAGAGGTTCTTGgaggtgcccagggaggagaggagagagctgTTCTTCCGTGACATCGAGCGTGGCGACATCGTGATTGGGAGGATTACGTCTATCCGTGAATTTGGCTTTTTCATGGTGTTGATTTGTCTGGGAAGTGGTGTCATACGGGAAATTGCAGATTTGGAAATCACT GCCCTGTGTCCTGTGAGGGATGTGCCTCCTCAAAGCAACCATGGAGATCCTCTGTCATATTATCAAACTGGAGACCTCATTAGAG CTGCACTCAAGGATGTTGACCGCTACCACGAGAAGCTGGCGGTGTCGCTTTACAGCTCAGCTCTTCCACCCAACCTTTCCAGCACAAAACTGGGCGTGATCACCTCTGATGACTTCCCACTGCATTATAA GAGAAGCCTGGAAGTTGCCAACACAGGGGAGACATTTGAAGAGGTTTTGCATCGTTCCCCAGGATTTGCTAATCCATCATTAGTTGAATATTTAGCAGAAAAACTGGGACTAAGTGAGTCAAATCCACCGTCTTTGCTGAGGAGTCTTCAAAT taaaaatttcagtgaagaagaTTATGCCCCTGCCTTGAGGAAACAGCAGTCTGCATCTTGGGCCTTGAAATG tgtaaaGGCTGGGGTGGATTATTTTAAGGTTGGGCGCCACGTGGAAGCCATGAATGAGTACAACAAGGCTTTGGAAATCGATCCACAGAATGTTGAAGCTTTGGTAGCACGTGGAGCTCT GTATGCAACCAAAGGAAGCCTGAACAAAGCCATAGGGGATTTTGAAATCGCTTTAGAAAATTGTCCTACCCATAGAAATGCGAGGAAATACCTGTGCCAGACCCTTGTGGAAAGAGGAGGGCA gttggaagaggaggagaaactGCTAAATGCTGAAAGTTATTATAAAAAAGCCTTAAGTTTGGATGAGACTTTTCAGGAAGCAGAAGAGGCCTTAACAAAACTCCGTAAGCACATACAG aaatctttggaAATGAGGGAGAAACAAGCTGCCAaagaagagagacagaaagcaaagaaaatagaaacaagTGCAGAAAAATTGCGTAAGctcttaaaagaagaaaaaag gttgaagaagaaaaggaaagtatcgacttcctcctcctcctcttcttcttcttcttcatcctcctcctcctcctcatcatcatcaaGCGATTCATCATCAGATGTATCagcttcttcttcctcctcttcctctgatCACAAGAAACGTAGGAAAAAGCGTCGGCATAGATCTGAGTCTGCTCGCAGCTCCaaaaaaagctcatctagagCTTCTTCCCATTATAAAGATCAGGATAGGAAGGAGGAGTGGTATTCCCCTCCAGCTGATACCTCTGCTTCCTTTCTTAACCAAAGTTTTGaagtggaaaagctgctggaaaggcaGGACAGCGTAGCGTGCTCAAAAATGGAGgtaaaagagaaagacagaCACTGTTCTTTTTCGAGGACTtcaggtgatgatgaagacactTTTGGAGGTAGGTCTGAAGATTCAAGAGATTCGTACAGTAGCTCCAGAAGTCAGCCAAGTCatagcaaaactgaaaaatacagtaaacCAGAGAGATTTTTCTCCAGCTGGAGGGGTCCTTCAGGTTCGTATCATAAATCAGATTATAAACCCAGAATGCATTATTACAGGAGATTTGAAAGGGATGGGGAATGGAGAAGAGAGCAGTTTAAGAGATATGGCTCAGGTCAAGACAGGTATTACATGTCCCCAGGGTCTGACTATTCTGGCAGGTCAGGGGGGAAGTACCGGTCATATTCTAGCAGCTGCTCACATGAAGGTGACAAAGGTTATGATAGTGACAGGCAGCATAAAAATGAAAGTGAGTCTAAGAGTAGGAAAAGAAGTTATGAAGAGACTGATAAAACAAAGGAGCCAGAGGAAGAAGTGTCATTAAATGGTACAGAACAAGCAGAAAGTGGTGGTAAAAGAAACCTGCCTCAGAACTTAGTTAACATATTCAATCAGATAGCTGAGtttgagagggaaaaaggaagtaAGCAGAAGAAACAGTGA